From the genome of Deltaproteobacteria bacterium:
AGTTGATACCGCAAGCACCGGTTCCATCCATATCCTTTTCCTTAACGCAAAAAATAAAGTTTCAAGTTGCAAGTTTCAGGTTGCAAGCGTAAAAACCTTGGAACCTGTAATCTGCCCATAGCCTATGGCCCCAAGTTTATTATGATATTACTAGGCCCGGCCCATTGTTGTAAAGAATAAAAAAAGTCTCAAACCAACCTTTACTTGACCCTGATCTTCATTTAAGGCATATTGAAAAAATGCAAATTGGAATTATTGGACTGCCTCAAACCGGAAAGACGACCCTTTTTCAAGCCCTGGCCGGAGGGGAGAAGGCCGTTTCGGCCTTTTCTTCCGGAAAGCTGGAAATTCACACCGCCGTGGCCGAGGTGCCGGACCCGCGGGTCGATCGGCTCAGCCGGATCTTTCAACCTAAAAAGACCATTTACGCCAAGGTAACCTTTGCCGACATCGCCGGCCTGGATAAAGGGATCAGCAAAAAAGGACTCCCCGGGGCCTTTGTAAACCTCCTCGGGCAAATGGATGCCTTTGTCCATGTGGTCCGGGCCTTTGATAATCCAGCCGTGGCCCCAAGTGAAGGTTCTGTTGATCCCCGCAGAGACCTGGCCCTCCTGGATACCGAATTTTTATTGCAGGACCTGACGGCTGTTGAACGCCGCTATGAGCGTTTGTTGGAAGGACTCAAAAAAGGCGCCCTGGACCGGGAACAGGCCCTCAAAGAGAAACCATGGTTTGAAACCATGCAGGCCGCCCTGGAAGAAGAAAAACCCTTAAGGGATCTGGAACTGAGTTCTGAGGCCTTAAAACCGTTAAAGGGTTATGGGTTTCTATCCCTCAAACCGGTTTTAGTGGTGGTCAATACCGGGGACGATGGGAAGGGTCCTGCTATTAACTATGATCATCAATCCAGTGCTGTAGTCTATCTCTCCGCCCGGCTGGAAAAGGAGATGTCCGAATTATCCCCGGAGGATGCCGCCCTGTTCATGGAAGAATATGCTATTACCGAATTAAGCCGCAGCCGGGTTTTACAGCTTTCCTATGATATCCTGGGGCTTCAATCCTTTTTTACCGTCGGAGAAGACGAGGTCAGGGCCTGGACGATTCGCCGGGGGGCTACGGC
Proteins encoded in this window:
- the ychF gene encoding redox-regulated ATPase YchF, which encodes MQIGIIGLPQTGKTTLFQALAGGEKAVSAFSSGKLEIHTAVAEVPDPRVDRLSRIFQPKKTIYAKVTFADIAGLDKGISKKGLPGAFVNLLGQMDAFVHVVRAFDNPAVAPSEGSVDPRRDLALLDTEFLLQDLTAVERRYERLLEGLKKGALDREQALKEKPWFETMQAALEEEKPLRDLELSSEALKPLKGYGFLSLKPVLVVVNTGDDGKGPAINYDHQSSAVVYLSARLEKEMSELSPEDAALFMEEYAITELSRSRVLQLSYDILGLQSFFTVGEDEVRAWTIRRGATALEAAATIHSDLAKGFIRAEVVGFEELIELGGLNQVKNKGKLRLEGKEYVVRDGEIVHIRHSG